In one Mycobacterium heckeshornense genomic region, the following are encoded:
- the leuC gene encoding 3-isopropylmalate dehydratase large subunit, producing the protein MARTLAEKVWDDHVVASGGGDDPDLIYVDLHLVHEVTSPQAFDALRLAGRRVRRPDLTLATEDHNVPTVDIDKPIADPVSRTQVETLRRNCAEFGIRLHPMGDIEQGIVHVVGPQLGLTQPGMTIVCGDSHTSTHGAFGALAMGIGTSEVEHVLATQTLPLRPFKTMAVNVDGQLPAGVTAKDVILALIAKIGTGGAQGHVIEYRGSAIESLSMEGRMTICNMSIEAGARAGMVAPDEITYEYLRGRPHAPAGSQWDAAVAYWNQLRTDPGAEFDTQVYLDAATLSPFVTWGTNPGQGVPLDAVVPDPKLFSDESERQAAEKALAYMDLRPGMPMRDISVDAVFVGSCTNGRIEDLRAVAEILRGRKIAPGVRMLIVPGSMRVRAQAEAEGLGEIFTAAGAEWRQAGCSMCLGMNPDQLAAGERCAATSNRNFEGRQGKGGRTHLVSPAVAAATAVRGRLSAPADLD; encoded by the coding sequence ATGGCGCGTACGTTGGCGGAGAAGGTTTGGGACGACCACGTTGTGGCTTCCGGCGGTGGCGACGACCCGGACCTCATCTACGTCGATCTGCATTTGGTGCACGAGGTCACCAGCCCGCAGGCGTTCGACGCGCTGCGATTGGCCGGCCGTCGGGTGCGGCGACCCGACTTGACCCTTGCCACCGAGGATCACAACGTGCCGACCGTCGACATCGACAAGCCGATCGCCGACCCGGTGTCGCGCACTCAAGTGGAAACTCTGCGGCGCAACTGCGCTGAATTCGGCATCCGTTTGCACCCGATGGGAGATATCGAGCAAGGCATCGTGCATGTGGTGGGACCTCAGCTGGGTCTCACCCAGCCGGGTATGACGATTGTGTGTGGCGACAGCCACACTTCCACCCACGGAGCTTTCGGCGCACTGGCGATGGGCATCGGCACGTCGGAGGTGGAACACGTGCTGGCGACACAAACGTTGCCGCTGCGCCCATTCAAGACGATGGCGGTCAACGTCGACGGCCAGTTGCCCGCCGGAGTAACGGCCAAGGACGTCATCCTGGCGCTGATCGCAAAGATCGGCACCGGCGGCGCACAGGGCCATGTCATCGAATATCGGGGCAGCGCCATCGAATCACTGTCGATGGAAGGCCGGATGACGATTTGCAATATGAGCATCGAAGCCGGCGCACGCGCGGGAATGGTGGCCCCGGATGAGATCACCTACGAGTACTTGCGAGGGCGGCCGCACGCGCCGGCGGGCTCGCAGTGGGACGCTGCCGTCGCGTACTGGAACCAGCTGCGCACTGACCCTGGCGCCGAATTCGACACCCAGGTTTACCTCGACGCGGCCACGCTGAGTCCGTTCGTCACATGGGGAACCAACCCGGGACAAGGGGTGCCGCTGGACGCCGTGGTGCCCGACCCCAAGCTGTTTTCTGACGAAAGCGAGCGCCAGGCCGCCGAGAAGGCATTGGCTTACATGGACCTTCGGCCCGGCATGCCAATGCGTGACATTTCGGTTGACGCGGTGTTCGTAGGCTCGTGCACCAATGGCCGGATCGAGGACCTGCGTGCTGTGGCCGAGATATTGCGTGGCCGCAAAATTGCTCCTGGAGTGCGGATGCTGATCGTCCCCGGCTCGATGCGGGTGCGCGCACAGGCGGAAGCGGAAGGGCTCGGCGAAATTTTTACCGCCGCGGGCGCCGAATGGCGCCAGGCCGGCTGCTCAATGTGTCTGGGAATGAACCCCGATCAGCTTGCGGCGGGGGAGCGCTGCGCCGCGACGTCCAATCGGAACTTCGAGGGGCGGCAGGGCAAAGGTGGCCGCACCCACTTGGTGTCACCGGCGGTCGCCGCCGCGACCGCCGTGCGCGGCAGGCTCTCCGCTCCGGCGGATTTGGATTGA
- a CDS encoding IclR family transcriptional regulator: protein MRQDSGIGVLDKAVGVLHAIAESPCGLAELCERTGLPRATAHRLAAGLEVHRLLARESDGRWRLGPAVSELAAHVDDPLLAASPAVLAQLREITGESVQLYRRDGNWRICIAALEPPAGLRDTVPVGARLPMTAGSGAKVLLAYSDPATQQAILPAAKFGERVLAEVRRRGWAQSVAEREPGVASVSAPVRDPRGSVVAAISVSGPIDRLGRRPGARWAADLVAAADAITRRL, encoded by the coding sequence ATGAGACAGGATAGCGGCATCGGGGTGCTGGACAAAGCCGTGGGTGTGCTGCACGCGATCGCGGAATCGCCCTGCGGTTTGGCCGAACTGTGCGAACGCACCGGCTTGCCCAGGGCCACTGCCCATCGCCTTGCCGCTGGACTCGAGGTGCATCGCCTGCTGGCTCGCGAGAGTGACGGCCGCTGGCGGCTCGGTCCCGCGGTGAGCGAACTCGCAGCCCATGTCGACGATCCGCTGCTGGCAGCAAGCCCCGCGGTACTGGCTCAGCTGCGCGAGATCACCGGCGAGAGCGTGCAGCTGTACCGCCGCGACGGCAATTGGCGGATTTGCATTGCCGCACTGGAACCACCTGCCGGCCTTCGGGACACGGTGCCGGTGGGCGCACGGTTACCGATGACCGCCGGCTCGGGCGCCAAGGTGCTGCTGGCCTACAGCGACCCGGCGACCCAGCAAGCCATCCTGCCGGCCGCGAAGTTCGGCGAGCGCGTGTTGGCCGAGGTGCGACGGCGCGGCTGGGCACAAAGCGTGGCCGAGCGCGAGCCAGGTGTGGCCAGCGTCTCGGCGCCGGTGCGTGACCCCCGCGGCTCGGTGGTGGCCGCGATTTCGGTCTCCGGACCGATCGATCGCCTGGGTCGCCGCCCCGGCGCGCGTTGGGCCGCCGACCTAGTGGCTGCGGCGGACGCCATTACCCGCCGGCTGTGA
- a CDS encoding pyridoxamine 5'-phosphate oxidase family protein, with the protein MGSNQRAQIVMSEAEIADFVARSRTGTLATVGPGGQPHLTAMWYGVVDGEIWLETKAKSQKAVNLRRDPRVSFLIEDGDTYDTLRGVSFEGVGEIVDDPEALFRVGVSVWERYTGPYTEELKPAVDQMMHKRIAVRIVTRRTRSWDHRKLGLPHMPVGGSTAPSVVAGKPAG; encoded by the coding sequence ATGGGAAGCAATCAGCGCGCGCAGATTGTCATGTCGGAGGCTGAGATCGCCGATTTTGTCGCCCGCAGCCGGACGGGCACGCTGGCCACCGTCGGCCCCGGCGGCCAGCCGCACCTGACCGCGATGTGGTACGGCGTCGTCGACGGCGAGATCTGGCTGGAGACCAAGGCCAAGTCGCAAAAAGCGGTCAATCTTCGGCGCGACCCGCGAGTCAGTTTCCTGATCGAAGACGGCGACACCTACGACACGCTGCGGGGGGTCTCCTTCGAAGGCGTCGGCGAAATCGTCGACGACCCCGAGGCCCTCTTCCGGGTCGGTGTCAGCGTCTGGGAGCGCTACACCGGCCCCTACACCGAGGAGCTGAAACCGGCGGTGGACCAGATGATGCACAAACGGATCGCCGTGCGCATCGTCACCCGGCGCACCCGCTCATGGGATCACCGCAAGCTCGGGCTGCCGCATATGCCGGTCGGCGGCTCGACAGCGCCAAGCGTTGTGGCGGGCAAACCAGCGGGCTGA
- the gltX gene encoding glutamate--tRNA ligase, with protein sequence MTGGVRVRFCPSPTGIPHVGLIRTALFNWAYARHTGGTFVFRIEDTDPGRDSEESYLALLDALRWLGLNWDEGPEIGGPYGPYRQSQRKDIYRDIIDRLLASGEAYQAFSTPEEVEARHIAAGRNPKLGYDNFDRDLTDAQRASYLAEGRKPVIRLRMPDEDISWHDLVRGDVVFAAGTVPDFALTRATGDPLYTLVNPVDDALMKITHVLRGEDLLPSTPRQIALYQALMRIGLADRIPEFAHLPTVLGEGTKKLSKRDPQSNLFTHRDRGFIPEGLLNYLALLGWAISGERDVFSLDEMVAAFDVVDVNPNPARFDQKKADAINAEHIRLLDADDFAGRLRDYFAAHGYDTGLDDASFAAAARLVQTRIVVLGDAWPLLRFFNDDEYALEPKAAAKELGPDAGAVLDAALAALTAVTEWTAAHIQAALKDALVEKLALKPRKAFGPVRVAVTGTSVSPPLFESMELLGRDRSLRRLHGVRDQAVHA encoded by the coding sequence ATGACTGGCGGTGTGCGGGTACGGTTCTGCCCGTCGCCCACCGGTATTCCGCACGTTGGGCTGATTCGCACCGCGCTTTTCAATTGGGCTTACGCCCGGCACACCGGCGGCACCTTTGTATTCCGCATCGAAGACACTGATCCCGGGCGCGATAGTGAGGAAAGCTATCTGGCGCTGCTGGACGCGCTGCGCTGGCTCGGTTTGAACTGGGACGAGGGACCCGAGATCGGCGGCCCTTATGGACCATACCGGCAATCACAGCGCAAGGACATCTACCGCGACATCATCGACCGGCTGCTCGCGTCTGGAGAGGCCTACCAAGCCTTTTCGACCCCGGAGGAGGTCGAGGCCCGCCACATCGCCGCTGGGCGCAATCCCAAGCTGGGATACGACAATTTCGACCGCGACCTCACCGATGCCCAGCGGGCATCGTATCTGGCGGAGGGCCGCAAACCAGTGATCAGGCTGCGAATGCCGGACGAAGACATCAGTTGGCACGATCTGGTCCGCGGCGACGTGGTATTCGCGGCCGGCACTGTGCCCGACTTTGCATTGACCCGTGCGACCGGTGATCCGTTATACACGTTGGTCAATCCGGTTGACGACGCCCTGATGAAGATCACCCATGTGCTGCGTGGGGAGGACCTGCTGCCCTCGACCCCGCGTCAGATCGCACTGTATCAGGCGCTGATGCGCATCGGTTTAGCCGATCGGATTCCTGAATTCGCGCATCTGCCAACTGTTTTGGGCGAGGGAACTAAAAAGTTGTCCAAGCGCGACCCACAGTCGAATCTATTCACTCACCGGGATCGAGGTTTTATCCCCGAGGGCCTACTGAATTACCTTGCGTTGCTGGGTTGGGCGATCTCCGGTGAGCGCGACGTGTTCAGCCTGGACGAGATGGTCGCTGCTTTCGACGTAGTCGACGTCAATCCCAACCCTGCCCGGTTCGACCAAAAGAAGGCTGACGCCATCAACGCCGAGCACATCCGTCTGCTCGATGCCGACGACTTCGCCGGGCGACTGCGCGATTACTTCGCCGCGCACGGCTATGACACGGGTCTGGACGACGCGAGTTTTGCCGCCGCGGCAAGGCTGGTCCAAACCCGCATCGTCGTGCTCGGTGACGCATGGCCGTTATTGAGATTTTTCAACGACGACGAGTACGCACTCGAGCCAAAGGCCGCCGCCAAGGAGCTGGGCCCGGATGCCGGGGCGGTGCTCGACGCTGCTCTGGCGGCACTGACGGCTGTGACGGAGTGGACCGCGGCCCATATCCAGGCGGCCCTCAAAGACGCGCTGGTCGAGAAGTTGGCGCTGAAACCGCGGAAAGCGTTCGGGCCGGTCCGGGTCGCGGTCACCGGAACATCTGTCAGCCCGCCGTTGTTCGAGTCGATGGAGCTGCTCGGGCGCGACCGGAGCCTGCGGCGACTGCATGGCGTTCGCGACCAGGCGGTGCATGCCTGA
- a CDS encoding fumarylacetoacetate hydrolase family protein: MRLGRIASPDGVAFVSIEGKVGEPGAMIAREIAEHPFGTPTFTGRTWQLADVRLLAPMLASKVICVGKNYAAHVAEMGDIAPADPVIFLKPNTAIIGPNVPIRLPANASPVHFEGELAVVISRPCKDVPAARAAESILGYTIGNDVTARDQQQADGQWTRAKGHDTFCPVGPWIVTDIDPADLELRTEVNGEVKQRSRTSMMLHDVGAIIEWVSAVMTLLPGDLILTGTPDGVGPIEDGDTVSITVEGIGTLTNPVVRKGGS, from the coding sequence ATGCGCCTTGGACGAATCGCCAGCCCGGATGGCGTCGCCTTCGTCAGCATCGAGGGCAAAGTCGGCGAACCCGGTGCGATGATCGCTCGGGAAATCGCCGAACACCCTTTCGGCACACCAACCTTCACTGGCCGCACCTGGCAGTTGGCCGATGTGCGGCTGTTGGCGCCCATGCTGGCCAGCAAGGTGATTTGTGTCGGCAAGAACTATGCGGCCCATGTCGCCGAGATGGGTGACATCGCACCCGCCGATCCGGTGATCTTCCTTAAGCCCAACACTGCGATTATTGGACCGAATGTGCCAATTCGCCTGCCTGCCAACGCATCACCGGTGCATTTCGAGGGCGAGCTGGCTGTGGTGATCAGTCGCCCGTGCAAAGACGTGCCCGCGGCCCGCGCGGCCGAGAGCATCCTGGGCTACACCATCGGAAACGACGTGACGGCCCGTGATCAGCAGCAGGCCGACGGACAGTGGACACGCGCCAAGGGGCACGATACCTTCTGCCCGGTCGGGCCGTGGATAGTCACCGATATCGATCCGGCAGACCTCGAGCTGCGCACCGAGGTCAACGGCGAAGTCAAGCAGCGCAGCCGGACTTCGATGATGCTGCACGATGTCGGTGCGATCATTGAATGGGTTTCAGCGGTGATGACGTTGTTGCCAGGGGATCTCATTCTCACCGGCACACCCGACGGCGTCGGTCCGATCGAGGACGGCGACACCGTCAGCATCACCGTTGAAGGTATCGGCACGCTGACCAATCCTGTGGTGCGAAAGGGAGGATCATGA
- a CDS encoding MFS transporter, which produces MPTTSISTVRRWALLAISLASTLCATVFINGIAFLIPALDAERGISLAEAGLLSSMPSLGMVVTLIAWGYLLDLVGERVVLTVGLALTAAAVFAAASVHGLVAVGTFLFLGGMAAASANTASGRLVTGWFPPDQRGLAMGIRQTAQPLGIALAALVLPELGERDFSVALVFPATVCAASALVSAVGVLDPPRKKRATADVAELANPYRGTAVLWRIHLASALLMVPQTVVLTFMLVWLMRAHGWSTASAGVLVSVSQLLGALGRIAAGRWSDRVGSRMRPIRVIAVTASVVMMLLALTDHLHWPLAVAVMLAASVITVLDNGLAFTAIPEVAGPYWSGRAMGAQNTTQRLTAGAGPPVFGELIDATGYPVAFAVCALFPLLALPVVPVRARPHQADAAAARPGRPAHRVSYRFVRRRL; this is translated from the coding sequence GTGCCGACCACATCGATCAGCACGGTCCGGCGCTGGGCTTTGCTGGCGATTTCGCTGGCGTCAACGCTGTGCGCGACCGTCTTCATCAACGGCATCGCCTTCCTGATCCCCGCGCTGGACGCCGAGCGCGGCATCAGCTTGGCTGAGGCCGGTCTGCTGTCGTCGATGCCCAGCCTCGGCATGGTGGTGACCCTGATCGCCTGGGGTTACTTGCTGGATCTGGTCGGCGAGCGGGTGGTGCTCACCGTCGGATTGGCACTCACGGCGGCGGCCGTGTTCGCCGCGGCGTCGGTTCATGGTCTGGTGGCTGTCGGAACGTTCCTATTCCTCGGCGGCATGGCCGCCGCCAGCGCCAACACCGCCAGCGGCCGACTGGTGACCGGCTGGTTCCCGCCGGACCAGCGTGGCCTGGCGATGGGAATCCGCCAGACGGCCCAGCCGCTGGGAATCGCATTGGCCGCCTTGGTTCTTCCCGAGCTCGGGGAGCGCGACTTTTCGGTGGCGCTGGTGTTCCCGGCCACGGTGTGCGCGGCCTCGGCACTCGTCAGCGCGGTCGGGGTGCTCGACCCGCCGCGTAAGAAACGGGCCACCGCCGACGTGGCCGAGCTGGCCAACCCCTACCGCGGCACGGCGGTGTTGTGGCGCATCCACCTGGCGTCGGCGCTGCTGATGGTGCCGCAGACCGTCGTCTTGACGTTCATGCTGGTCTGGCTGATGCGGGCGCATGGCTGGTCGACAGCCTCAGCCGGCGTGCTGGTGAGCGTCTCGCAACTGCTCGGCGCGCTGGGCCGCATCGCCGCGGGCCGTTGGTCGGATCGTGTCGGGTCGCGGATGCGGCCGATCCGCGTCATCGCCGTCACAGCATCGGTGGTGATGATGTTGCTGGCGCTCACCGATCACCTGCACTGGCCTCTTGCGGTGGCGGTGATGCTCGCCGCGTCGGTGATCACCGTGCTCGACAACGGGTTAGCGTTTACCGCCATCCCCGAAGTCGCCGGACCGTACTGGAGCGGGCGCGCGATGGGAGCCCAAAACACCACTCAGCGGTTGACGGCGGGCGCCGGGCCGCCGGTGTTCGGCGAATTGATCGATGCGACTGGGTATCCGGTGGCGTTCGCGGTATGCGCGCTGTTTCCGCTGTTGGCGCTGCCGGTAGTGCCGGTGCGTGCGCGCCCGCACCAAGCGGACGCCGCCGCGGCGCGGCCCGGCCGGCCCGCCCACCGAGTTTCGTATCGCTTTGTCCGCAGGCGGTTGTGA
- a CDS encoding 3-isopropylmalate dehydrogenase, which translates to MKLAIIPGDGIGPEVVTEAVKVLDAVLPDVEKTSYDLGARRLHATGEVLPDSVLDELRAHDAILLGAIGDPSVPSGILERGLLLRLRFELDHHINLRPARLYPGVSGPLRGNPEIDLVVVREGTEGPYTGTGGAIRVGTAHEVATEVSVNTAFGVRRVVHDAFERARLRRKHLTLVHKTNVLTFAGALWSRTVEEVGEKFPDVEVAYQHVDATTIHLLTDPGRFDVIVTDNLFGDIITDLAAALCGGIGLAASGNIDATGTNPSMFEPVHGSAPDIAGRGVADPTAAIMSVALLLAHLGEDAAAARVDRAVAAHLATRGNGRFSTSQIGDRIAAAL; encoded by the coding sequence TTGAAATTGGCGATTATCCCGGGGGACGGGATCGGCCCCGAGGTGGTGACCGAAGCCGTCAAGGTCCTCGACGCGGTACTGCCCGATGTGGAGAAGACGAGCTACGACTTAGGCGCCCGCCGTTTGCACGCCACCGGGGAAGTGCTGCCCGACTCGGTTCTCGACGAGTTGCGCGCCCACGACGCGATCCTGCTCGGCGCGATCGGGGATCCCTCGGTTCCCAGCGGGATCCTGGAGCGCGGTCTGCTGCTGCGGCTGCGCTTCGAGCTCGACCACCACATCAACCTGCGCCCGGCGCGGCTGTACCCGGGGGTGAGCGGCCCGCTACGTGGCAATCCCGAGATCGACTTGGTCGTGGTGCGCGAGGGCACCGAGGGCCCCTACACCGGCACCGGGGGCGCGATCCGCGTCGGCACCGCCCATGAAGTGGCCACCGAGGTCAGCGTCAACACCGCCTTCGGGGTGCGCCGGGTCGTGCACGACGCGTTCGAGCGCGCACGGCTGCGGCGCAAACACCTGACCCTGGTGCACAAGACCAACGTCCTGACGTTCGCCGGCGCGCTGTGGTCGCGGACCGTCGAGGAGGTCGGCGAGAAGTTCCCGGACGTCGAGGTCGCCTATCAGCACGTCGACGCGACGACGATTCACCTGCTCACCGACCCGGGCCGGTTCGACGTCATCGTCACCGACAACCTATTCGGCGACATCATCACCGACCTGGCGGCCGCGCTGTGCGGCGGCATCGGCCTGGCCGCCAGCGGCAACATCGACGCTACCGGCACCAACCCGTCGATGTTCGAGCCGGTCCACGGCAGCGCACCCGATATCGCCGGCCGGGGCGTCGCCGATCCCACCGCGGCGATCATGTCGGTGGCGCTGCTGCTCGCCCATCTCGGCGAAGACGCCGCCGCGGCGCGGGTGGATCGGGCGGTGGCGGCTCATTTGGCCACCCGGGGCAACGGCCGGTTTTCCACCAGCCAAATCGGCGACCGGATCGCCGCGGCGCTCTGA